The DNA window GTGAGGTTCCGCCAGGAGGCCTTGCCGTCGAACGTACGCAGGCCGACCGCGCCCGCTGTCGGGCAGTTCGTGTCGATGTAGCCCTTGGTCGGTGGCGACGGGTTGGGATCGTCCACGCGCTTGGCGGTCGCGGTGATGATGCAGCCGCGTACCTCGACGCGGAGGTGGACCCACGTTCCCACCGGAGAGCCGCCCGCGATCGTGCCCGAGGTCAGCGGGGTCCAGTTGTGGTTCATCCGGCCCAGCTGCGTCGCCCCGTCACCGATGCCGAAGAAGTAGCCACGCAAGGCATCTGCGCCGATGGCCGGATCGCTCACCCGGAACAGCAGACCGGCGTTGCTGGCAGGGCCGGCCGAGTCGCGGCGTACGTCCGCCTCGATCACGTAGTTGCCCCAACCGGTCGATCCCGCGATCGACTTGCTGCCGTTCGCGCCGGACGTCTCCGACAGCACCCCGCTGGAGAGCTGCCACGAGCCGCCGTAGTGCTTCCATCCCTTCTGCTCGTTCGCCGACCAGGGCGCGGTGTACGGGAGCACACCGGCGTTCGCGCTCTTGGTGCGCTCCGACTTCGGCTGGCCGGACACGTACGACGGCGCGGTGTAGCGGACGTCACGACCGTCGACCGAGGGCAGCAGGCTCGGGCTGTAGTTGGACAGGCTGCCCGCGCCGCCGCTCTGGATCTGCAACGGTGCCGGGAACCACGACCACGCGCCGTCCCCGTTGTTGGTGTTGACGAACACCGCCTCGTGGTCCTCCAGCGCGAACGCGTTGTCGTCGCTGTGGCGTACGTGCATCCCGGCCATCATCAGCTGCCCGTTCGGCCCGCCGCCGGGACTCCACGCGACGAACGGGCTGGACCCGAGGTAGCGGCCGTCCGTCGTCTGCACGAACGTGCCCTGGTCAGCCGGCCCGGTGCCCCACGTCGCACCACCGTCGGTCGACTTCTTCAGGTACGCCTCGCACGCCACCCGACCCGAACGGGAGACGCAGATCTCGTATGCCAGCACGTAGCTGCCGTTCGGCAGCTTCGCCACCGTCGGCATCCCCGGCCGCTCGGCCGTGATCGAGGTAGCGACGTCTTTCACCAAGCCTGGCGCGTAGTTGAGGCTGCCGTCTGGTTTCGCCGACCACGTGTCGCCACCGTCGTTCGACACGATGTGCCCGACGAACTGCGAGTGCGTGGCGCGCTGGCGTTCGTCGGCGAAGAACGCGACCAGCTTGCCGTCACCGTTCACCGAGAGGAACGGCTCCCAGATGCCCGGGTCGTCACCGCCGACGTCGGCGTTGCGGGCGTACTGGTAGGTGCTGACGAACGACCACGTGACGCCGTGGTCGGTGCTGCGCCAGAGCTGGAAGTTGGTGGAGTTGTCGCGGCCGATGACGTTCGCGGTGAGCAGCAACGTGCCGGCGGGGTAGGCGCCGACCTGCTGCGGGAGCTCGTAGATGACGGGTTGGTAGATGCTGTGTGACGGGTGGGCGGAACCCGTTCCGCCGTCGGCGACCTGGGCGAGCGTCGTCCAGGTCTGTCCGTCGTCGAGGCTTTGGCGGACCGGGACCTTGGCTTCGGCGTTGACGTTGACGCCGTACTCGAACGTGGCGAGCAGCCGGCCGTTCGCCGCACCGGAGTGGGCCAGCCGGATCACCCGCGCGTACGTGACATTGTCCACCCCAGGAGTCACCTGGTACAGGACGTCTCCGACGGTGTTGGCGTTCGCCACTCCGGGGGACCAGCCGAGCGTCGCCACGAGCACGAGCGCGAGCAGGACGCCGAGGCGACGGCCGAGGAAGGAGCTCATCGAACCTCCACATTTCGAAATATGAGAAATGACTACGAGATACGACGAGAACAGCATGCGCCAG is part of the Tenggerimyces flavus genome and encodes:
- a CDS encoding family 16 glycoside hydrolase, which produces MSSFLGRRLGVLLALVLVATLGWSPGVANANTVGDVLYQVTPGVDNVTYARVIRLAHSGAANGRLLATFEYGVNVNAEAKVPVRQSLDDGQTWTTLAQVADGGTGSAHPSHSIYQPVIYELPQQVGAYPAGTLLLTANVIGRDNSTNFQLWRSTDHGVTWSFVSTYQYARNADVGGDDPGIWEPFLSVNGDGKLVAFFADERQRATHSQFVGHIVSNDGGDTWSAKPDGSLNYAPGLVKDVATSITAERPGMPTVAKLPNGSYVLAYEICVSRSGRVACEAYLKKSTDGGATWGTGPADQGTFVQTTDGRYLGSSPFVAWSPGGGPNGQLMMAGMHVRHSDDNAFALEDHEAVFVNTNNGDGAWSWFPAPLQIQSGGAGSLSNYSPSLLPSVDGRDVRYTAPSYVSGQPKSERTKSANAGVLPYTAPWSANEQKGWKHYGGSWQLSSGVLSETSGANGSKSIAGSTGWGNYVIEADVRRDSAGPASNAGLLFRVSDPAIGADALRGYFFGIGDGATQLGRMNHNWTPLTSGTIAGGSPVGTWVHLRVEVRGCIITATAKRVDDPNPSPPTKGYIDTNCPTAGAVGLRTFDGKASWRNLTVTPL